From the genome of Desulfonatronovibrio magnus:
GTCAAACTCAAGCCCCTCATGCTTCCAGATTTGTTTACTGGATTTCTCTTCTTCTACCTCATCCCGCCTGATTATGGCCTTGACCCTTAAAAGCAGTTCCCTGATACTGAACGGCTTAACAACATAATCATCAGCCCCCAGTTCAAAACCGACAATCCTGTCAACTTCCTCACCTTTGGCTGTGACCATGATCACCCTGATATGCTTCAGCTTGGCACTGCTCTTGAGCCGACGACAAATCTCAAGACCATCCATATGGGGAAGCATCAGATCCAGCAGAATGACCTGAGGCATTTCTTCCTGAGCTATCCTCAGGCCGTCGTATCCATTGTCTGTGACAAAGACTTTATACCCTGCTGCCTCAAGATTCAAAAGCAACAGATTTTGAATGTCCTCTTCATCCTCTATGACCAGCACTTTGTTTGTTTGCATATACACTTCCTGATTAAGTCAATGGCATGCTTTGCCGTAATTACTGCCACTACAGCGATATTTTTATTACTTATTGCCTCGGCCACTGATAAAAGTCACTTCTGGCGAGCTTAAGCAGTAAAAACCGCCAAGTAAAGTTGCTCAAGGGCAAAGTTCCGGACAACCCAGGTGGAGCTCTTATAAAAATGTTTATATGAGCTATAAACGCGCTTAACAGCTGCAATTTATCAAATATATCAAAAATGTTACAAATCAGTCACATCTTTATCAAATTGTAGTGACAGGCAAATAAAAGTTGTAGTTACTTGTAAGCTCCTCACCCGGGCGGCCCGGGACCGAA
Proteins encoded in this window:
- a CDS encoding response regulator transcription factor; this translates as MQTNKVLVIEDEEDIQNLLLLNLEAAGYKVFVTDNGYDGLRIAQEEMPQVILLDLMLPHMDGLEICRRLKSSAKLKHIRVIMVTAKGEEVDRIVGFELGADDYVVKPFSIRELLLRVKAIIRRDEVEEEKSSKQIWKHEGLEFDFAAMQFKLDGQSINLTATELKLLAEFIQNQGKVLSRERLLNNVWGYEFEGYNRTVDTHIRRLRVKLGKYSDIIHTSRGLGYKFDPES